The DNA segment ctcaaataggaaatatttggctcatgaccacaagctaattgtaatgacgagtacttatgataagctactggcctaatacGTACAAGTgatgctgcatgcaaaatagcatgtccctataaagatgaaggaagcttagctctcataagtaatggtcttgcaattaattgcaaacattttatgaatgattctactcaaccattttgtatatgaacctgagctacaagatgttcaacacttatcccaattgacatacaataattattaaaatcttgggatgtaaattcaccagcattatcaagataaatgatcttaattgtatatcgagaaattgtgctcttaattgaattatttgagcaagtaattttgcaaatgcaagatttcgacttgataataagcacatatGTGATcatctactggatgcatctattaatatcataaaatatctaaatgatccacttgatgggttaataggtccacatatatcaccatgaatttgttctaaaaatgcaggtgattcagttaccactttagctggtgatggtctataTTAATTTGCTTTGAGAGCAAACATCATATGATagttcattagattgaagaatcttctgatTCTTCAAGgagtgtccatttgaattctcaataattcttctcatcattatagaccctggatgacccaatctatcatgccaaatagcaaatatatttatattcatgaacttcaggttcattgttgcacatgtttcaattactcgtatatgagtataatacaatccagaagataaaacaGACAACTTTTctaatatatgtttttcatttgagacaatagagataatatatagatattccacattattatTACTATCAGTTTCattatgataaccattgcaacgtatatctttaaaacttagaagatttttctttgattgactagagaataatgcattgtcaattgtaaattttgttcctctaggcaaaataatatttgtttttccaaaaccgtcgatcaagtttgcagaaccggatattatatttacttttgcttttagcattgtcaatttgagaaagtattttttatttgtaagtattgagTATATAGTTGTACTGTCTGCTAgatatagatcttctttgctcattttttaatcacccaacatatgaaaatgattcatatttcttcattaaagaaaataattacaataagaaaagcAACACTTAACATATACAAAAgctactaaaaaaatattaaaatagataaaagaaaacaataacattaagtctagatattcttaaagtaaaaaaaaaaaaacgcttGATGTTCTATCAACTGTACCAATCTTTTCTTtgggagattcaaagaagtctatcacatccaaatttgtcatacgGGATAAAATTTGCTTCaacatttttctccttttccttcagggaggcttgatagaggtcaactaagtatTTTGACGTAGGACAGGTATGTGACTAGTGCCCAATCATTTTGCATcagaaacatttattttcaacactctttgaactcttatcttgtgaaacttttcctttgtgatcatcattttgtgtatttttttttaatttgaatgattagaacgatcACCATGAAAATCtatattatttcttcctctgccacgaTCACGACCTCGACCTCGATTACTAACATTCACAGCAACCACTTTAGGAAATGATGTTGTTCCAATTGGCCGGGAttcgtgatttttttttatcaataactcgttattttgttcggccacgagaagacatgaaatttgTTTAGagtattgtttaaaacctttctctcgatattgctgttgtaggagcatattcgagatatgaaatgtagaaaatatctTTTCTAACATATCAgtatcagtaattttctctccgcataacaacaattttgaattgaatttaaataatgcgaaattgtaatcacttactaatTTAAAACCTTGTAGCCttaaatgcatccactcataacgagctttaggaagaataatagTTTTTTGATGATCAcacatttctttcaaatttttttgcaAGATATAGAgatcttttattatattataagatattcaattttaatccctcgtggagatgatgagaAAAGAAAATCATAACTTTTGCTTTGTCATGACTGaatgtcgtatttccttctttaattgtttttcTGAAGTTCATAGCATCTTAGTGAATTTCGGCATCGAGCactcatgacaaataattattaccattaatgtCAAGTGTTgtgaattctaattttgtaagataTGTCATGACAACACTGTCACAAAagattgtatttatattagaaatttaatatatactaaatatgcaaaataatatttaatttattaattataataaagaggaaaaaaagtcGNgattgtatttatattagaaatttaatatatactaaatatgcaaaataatatttaatttattaattataataaagaggaaaaaaagtcGACTtatctttaggacctaccttcaaTGATGGAAGCAACagaagctcgtgctgataatgtATTGTGAAATTGAGAAGCACAAtggatatagagaaaatataatataataataaaataaaataactaaaattataaaatttaataatatgaaaatttaataaaaatttgggGTAAATTTTACATCAATgtatgtgattttaagatccaccgaATGTAAGTGAAAAGTAAAATGTAGTTTTACATAGATAACATGAATTTAACATGTGACTTTTAAAGTAAAAaacatctatttatttttataatatttataatttctaATTCCGTATGAGAAGAGAGATGCAAAGTTGAAAAGTTCCTCGAATGGCAGACGCGGCATCATAATTGCGAGAGAAATTCTGACGGGCTCAAGTTTCTTCGTCCTTAACCCCAACGATTTCTCAGGTTCTTTCTATTATCTCTCTGcttccttcctcgaagaacccaGCACGCGCCTCAGACGCCGTCTTCTCTTCCTTTTATACAAAGTAAAATCCTCTCTTTATCTTAATCTTTTGGGTATCTTAATTATCTCTTTATTTTGCAAAAGGAGGAGCTTTCGGAATTCGATTTGGTTGTTCTTTTTGATTTCGTGGGTTACAAtactctttctttctttctttttttttttttaatattccatTCTGCTTCTGTGAACTTGAttcaatattttcttttgtGGGTTGTGTTCGAACTCTCCTGTGAATATTCTATTCTGGGTCTCTTCAGAAAAGTGTAAAAGTTTTGAACAAATTATAGGGCAAAGTCGACTTTAGAATTATACCCAGCTGAATTTTGATTCTTCTATGTCGACGTATACCATTCAGGGTCAACCTCTTGAAGTCACCGGTATGTTTTGTTTAGTTCTGTTTTGAAATTGGGTTTGATTATTAATTACTCTTCCTTTccataaaggaaaaaaagaagttgATTTCGTTTCtgggttttgtttcttttgttgttttggGTTAGTTATTGGATGCACAAAGTTGAAAGATACGGAATGGATTTCAAGGCAGGATCCTTATGTGTGCCTTGAATATGGTAGTACAAAGTTTCGCACCACCACTTGCACAGGTTTGATTTTGGATGTTCCTTGTTCTGTTTTTTGGTCTTGGTTTAATCTGTTTAGATCTGAGAGGATGATCTTAAACTGAATGTGAAATTGATTGACATTGTATAGATGGTGGAAGAAATCCCACATTCCAAGAGAAATTTGTGTTTTCTCTGATTGAAGGGCTAAGAGAGATTAATGTCACAGTTTGGAACAGCAATACAGTTACTTATGATGACTTCATTGGCAATGGAAAGTAAGATTTATGTTCTATCTTCCTTTTGGTTTTTGACGTGTGGCTGGTCAATCTTATCATCTGTTTACCTAACCTATTGTTAAGATTTTCCATCTGGGGTATTGAGTTTTGAATTTTCTGTTTCACAGAATCCAGTTGGCTAAAGTTCTAGCCGAAGGGTATGACGATAGTTCATGGTCACTTCAAACTAAAACTGGCAGGTATTGTATGATATGACTACTGAGAATTtgtttgataaaattttcacaTTTAAAATCATGTTAGAAGCTTTGACTTGGAAGCAATTTGTGGCTCGACGTTTTGTTTATTGCATGTTACTGTTTATGAAATAGTTCTTGCTTAATGTTCTGTTTTCTTGGCTTGTTTTAGAACAATTGAACTTTATCTTCCCACAAAGAACATGAAGCGTAGGATAACTTGAACATAAGAAATCACTAGACCATTGTTTGGAAGAAATTTTTTGGAATATAAGCAGATAATTGTTTTGAAAATAGATATCTATGATCCCTTGATTTCTTGCGCATAAAGTGAGTTCAGGCAATTAAGTCTAACATTGGTCATGAccttgaatttattatttatgcCGTGGGAGTTGATTATGGGTATTGTATTTGTTCTCCACCTTATTTCTCGATGTAGTTTCTCAATAACTAAAGGCATATGTTCTGATAGCCATGCTTTGCAAATATTTCTGTGGGCTTTGCATGTCATGGATCTTCTATGCTTTAAGGTTAGGATGTTCGTATCGTAGAACTATCGAGTTTGGTATAGCCATCCCCTCTTCCTATTACCCTCCCTATCCTATGGTGAAATTGCTCCCCTGTAAGCAAATACTTTCCATCTTTTGGGTGAATGTTTGATTCAATTACCTTTTGACAAGAACCCCCTAGAGGGTttgatttcttttcatttttgttaGTTTTGAATGATAACGACTCTTCTGCTTGAGATTCATTTTGCTATTTGTGATTTGTCTGGATCATCTGGGAAGTCAGATGTTTTCGTTATCATTATGACATGATATTTCGACAAGCATCACCAAATAACATCATTTCTCATTAGTCCAAAATCTAAAAGTTTAACCGTCACTTTCATCTTGTTGTAGACATGCTGGGGAAGTACGACTGATATTACATTTTGCAAATGCCAATGTAAGTGGAATTTGTATTATAGCTTTAGTTATTGGTCAACAACAGTTTAGTACTGTTTCTATATGTATAACATTCATGGGCAAACGAATGACCTATTTGTTTTGATTACAGAGACCATCGTCAACTTTTGCACCCTCGGCACCACCATTTCATGCACCTACTCCACCCCAAGTTTCCGCGTATGCTACAATGCCACTGCCACATCCAACAGCCTACCCTCCTCCTAGTGCTACACCCTATGCATCATTTCAATCTCCCTATCCTTCTTACCCACCCAGCTCCGGAGCCTATCAAACATCCATGTACTCCTCCCCATATCCATCTGGGTATCCTCCCACGTCCTACCCGCCGCCTCCCTCGGCTTATCCTCCTGGTCCTTACCCACCACCTCCGCAAGTCTCACCCTTCTATCCTCCAGGTAAATTTATGTCTAATTTGATGTTTTAAACGTTCTATCAAATGTAATTTATAATGCAACTAAAACTTGGCTTCTGTGTGTGTTGTTGCTCAGGTCCTTATCCTGGAATTTATCCTCCACCACAGTATTGAAGTCTCAATGTTGGCCCTGAATGAtcttttcataagttgtatagAGCTCCACTTTCTTTTAGTATGCCTGTAGACTTCTCTGCTAATGGGGTTTTTgcttttttagtcttttttggAACTTTTCTTTTGATGTAAAGACAGGAATTTGACAGTAATATATTGAGGTTGCTGTTctcatgttttgtttttttttttcctattcaaATTTAGCTTGGTATAGAAGGACAACAATgataaattcatttaaaattaaataaaaagttcaaagatggGAATATAGTCAAAGAAAGATGGGAGAAATATAATTGCAAAGTCTGAAGAAGAGTGAGCTAGATGTAAAGCCTATCAAAGGAGTACTTGGATTCTACAGAAAGCTAGGCAGCGCTTTGAAACTTCTCCATAAATTTCTCTCCTTTTCATTGTTTTAGTACTTCAACATGTGGAAGAGGGAAGGTGATCAGTAggttatatgtgtgtgtatatatatacacgttAAATTACAAGTACTTTTAACGTTTGTGTTTACGTAGTCTCTTCACTATAATGTCCATTATAATGTCACATATACTTTTTTGTAAACGTAATCAATCATGTGGACCCCACGGAAGTGAGGGTGCTTGATGACCGCAAGTGTATGGGTTAAGTTACTATAATGATCAAGAGACTAAATATTGCATTCAAGAGATTAAACGTCCAAATTATCTTAACTATCTGagaattgttttgattttatttaaatgttggaaacaaaataaattatgaatttgaacTTGAAAACTAATAACAAAAGATCGaatttcaatataaaaaataatatagggTGTTGATTTAATGATTAATTCTTTAAGTCAtgcaaatgttttatggatTCTTATATTCATTGATGTACTTAAATCTAGATACTTTagtttgggttttcttttttcgaAGAAGAAACTTTTCCTAATCTCTTGAAATCAAGTTAGGAAACGTGACATTAAGAGTAGTCGTCATCAATTTGTTATTAACCTGCCTGTTTGCATGAGAGATCAACAATAATAAGGCAATTTAGACATCAAAATTCAATGCTGTTCAGTGAATTGCTCTCAGGTTGTCAACGTTGTGTGAGCATTGCATGCCCCAAGTGCCTTTATTGGCACAAGCGAACTATTTTTCCTTTGTTGAACTCCAAATCCCACTATTTTGGCCAACTCTTGAAAATCACTAGCAAACAACATAATTCTAATAATAGTAAATAAAAACGGTTAGATGTacttaaataataatacgtttaattaaagtatgggctatatATGTAGATTAATAATTATCACATTAGTTATTTTGTTAGATTGAAccatattatgtgatctaattaattaagaccctAACCCTATTTCTAGTTATTTAGGATCTTTAAGGGAAACTAATttaactagtatataaagagataTGGTttccaatataccaaaacataATAAATACCCATTTTTGTTGAATCCAGATATTCAGAATTTTGGTTGAGAGACACTATAGATTGTCATTTTGGAACTATCATCAATCTTAATGGTAGCATGAATGATCATAGGATTAAACctattcaatatatatttaaagtaattatgctaacaagtggtatAAGAGCATGAATTTCGTGTCGGATTGTTGGTTTATATTCGTTTTCCATTTCGATAAAGATGgctaaagaattaaaaaaaaaaaaaaagaaaaagaattcgGTAAGTTGTGTGTGCAGTCGAACGGGGAGGGGACATCACATCACTgaccatattttttttcttttgggttaAATTTTGCCGGTGTACCGCTTTGAATTATGGCTTCGTCGGCGGTGGTTCACTCTATGTTGTGGGTTTTAATTCGATGAATTCtgtgaatttattattattttttaaattgattgattaatatTGTTTTGGTATGTAGATTTAATCAATCTGAATTGTAATTCCTATCTAATTAGGAATTGGTTGATAATTACCTATTTAATTGGTTTAAATTAGAGATTTTGAATCtcgttttttaattaatactttgtgattttaagatctaGTTTGTAAAATTGATGATTATGTGaatttaaatctcaattttaattgACAATTGTGTACATCTAAATTATAGTTAGATTGATCTAAGTTCAAATTAGATTGATCATTATCAATGTCtaagttaaaatttgattaatcatgttgtggattcaagtttaaattaatcatttgtgaatttaagtttaaatttgattaatcatattgtggattcaagattaattgattacatcgtaatttaaatttaaatttgattgatattttggtgaatttaactttaaatttgattgatgatatttggtgagattcacatgtttatgttgcTTTAATCATATTATGTGTATGTAATTATTGGGTGAAATTTGGTATTTGGTATTCTTCTTCTAtattttttgtacaataatattattatattatcgTGTCTTATATTTGggattgaattggtcaaaataatatgttaccaaagtagcctttgttatttagattagtttaattatgaaatataagatgtgtatattcatgaatttatgcggaTAATTATCAGCCTTTAGCCAAATTGTGagtatgcatgtggtaatgaatatgtgacaattataaaaattacttATGTGAAAatagtcggtccaaagaaagACTATTTTTTGACAAAATTTATTGTTAGTACTTTAATTACTGCattgagagtaccatttacagttTGTTTTTGGCCAAAAGTTGGATATCAATGTTGTactaggtatcttgttaaaagGGCTCAtcacatatgtgaaattattttgatatttttaattgTGAGTATATGTTTTGCTCTTTATTGTTccagttggtcttactcaagTATCTAGAAATCTGAGTTCAATCCCTAAattgaatggatcgaacttcaagatttggaaggaaagcctaCAGATACTTCTCGGGTGTATGAATatggaccttgcattaaggatcgataaacctacttctactaaAGAACAACTTGAAAGGAATCACAAACGAGGATCTCCATAAGCAGTGGAagtagatcgttccaaattccattcagattgAACACAACAATCACAGTCCAACCGGAAATATACAGATCATGCacaaacagaaattacagcatgctacaggagattcaagggataaagtatgcgtacctttaaagaaccattcttcaagaatctctTGATCAATCTCCAATGTGTCCAACAGCAACACTCAAATGCAATGAACGAAACACCAACAACACAAAAAATTTGATGCTCCtcaaacccaatcgagtccaactcgattcacgaatGGATGTAGAACATCACCACAAgtattaccttggtattctcgatgtgagaatccaggagttgtgggctctgtatgatcttgaattgaggaagagaggaggtatatgatcaagtaagtgggagataagaacacTGTCTATTGCATAGGCGatgtactcgattgtttagaaaacgcaagtttatcacatagactttgctactcgatcgtgtagcaacgatcagctGAGTAACTATCGTGTAGTCAACTCTTAAACGATtcgcttagtaaaaacaattttcacttgatagccctattccgtgagaatttttcgaatgaattatcttttaattttttttttttggaaaaccattttccttttatctcatgttaccataaaacttccaataacctcccattattagagaaaaaggattaattatcatataattaatatattataaataaatatgataaccaacttatcataatatatttataacttatagttttaatatttcatcacatgaaacatataaactagtcgtttttctattttatggtacttactataaatcatatttatattaatttctccattTAATGTATCTCGTATaacacaccaattatatcacatataattgaattacctcttgttaatttgaacacttcaaactaacccaaaatctgattctcaacttaaatccattgagctaccaaaaggacctcatggacctgtagcttgaagctccaacggtacgtgaataaccgactaaactctttagtcacgagatccaccatccataaCTATCAGGCAcatcactaaagaccgacaactgtactttccgtataaccaatcaacaatgcgataacccttcacaaatcgctcataagtacagttgggccaatttaccgttatgcccctgtagttacatctaactccttaagtaccactgtttcctctaatgaacaataagccaTAATCCCACTATGACTTTATCTTCTCTtccaaggagagggtgtggccactatgttcaagactcggaatcaacccttaagggagcaatttatctacttacccctatttcagggaaggagtgaattccgtcttgtgtaactgagttcccaactccctaatcggtcatgtcacctatggtcattttagtggaATGTAAGTCTTAgttatcaacagcgttatataaagagactaattatctcatggtttggtcttatacaaactctttgtataggacacccccgctcgtatgtctccacatgaatggtctggatcagaccatttgtagcactttacaacacttgtaaatatctacaaagcagtccatattcgtaatgtcactaggataaggtatccctcttttatccttatactacagaccatttaggttattacttaaggcatgatccacttgtatgtctcacatacatacTTTAGTTACAAGAAATAAtcacgaatcttagtttattggatatgagtaaattcaaataaaataacacttgttttattaataacaatgtgtacagaagtttacaaactacgagactctgggagaattaggataccaatcccaacaatcttccacttgttctaatgcctcgggagactaatgtacaatatataaaaatagtacaatatacaataaactaggacatactctataccctagtatcatctcccacttgccttagacaagatgtcgcatgtcccatagacccagactctccagatgtccctcaaatactttagtcgtgagggcttttgtaaacgaatcagcaacgttgtactccgacgcgatctttgtgactatcacatcaccgctaTGCACCATCTTCCTGAcaaatgatacttccgttcgatatgcttgcctcaacgatgactccgaggttccttagaatttgccacagctccactattattacaatagagtgtgatcaacaaagacatatttggaacaacttccaaatttgtaaggaacttcctaagccaaacagtctccttagcagcttcacaagtggctacgtattcggcttccatagtggagtttgcgatgcatccttacgtattcgccatactacaaccccttcattcagagtgaacactgaccctgatgtcgatttcctAGAATCTCTATTAGTCCGAAAGTTAGAGTCtgtatatcctgtaaggatcaaatccttatctcatacacgagcatatctCTCGTTccccgaagatacttgagaattatTTTGACCGtcatccagtgatctaatccttaATTGGATTGATGAcgattgacaatccctactgtaaAGAAAATGTCAGGTccagtacataacattgcatacatgaggCTTCCAATAGCCGAAGCATATAGAattcatctcatttcctcacctcttgaggtttcttaggaTATTGTTCCTTAAACAATACAATTtcaggtaataaacccctcttgaaatTCTGCACtgagtacctgatcaacatcttgtcaatgtacgatgcttgagataaggccaatcttttgttcttatgatcccgaatgatctggatccctagaacatattgcgCTTTCCCAAATATTTCGTGTGGAATGAGCGGCTAATCACgatttaatgtcagtcagaaaacctacatcattctcaataagtaggatattatccacatatagtaccaggaaagctattaagttgttgataattttcttgtaaacacaaggcttatcaacatttttatcaaagccaaatgatttgatcgcactatcaaatctaatgttccacgatctagatgcttgtttcagcccataaatggacctattaagctcgcaaactctttgctcttgatttggaacaatgaacccttctggttgagctATGTAAATGGtcttaagattaccattcagtaaggcagtcttgacgtccattttccacatctcataatcataaaatgtgactatggataggagaatcttgatagacttcaacatgacaacaggtgagaaaagTTCCTCATaatccactccctcgacctagGTATAACCTTTTACCATGAGTCTAGGCTTAAAcatttgcacctttccatctaccctcattttctcttatagatccacttacaccctataggttttaccccgtcaggctgatccacaagttccaaacataattgaagtacatagactccatttcctgattcGTGGCTTTAATCCTCTC comes from the Benincasa hispida cultivar B227 chromosome 5, ASM972705v1, whole genome shotgun sequence genome and includes:
- the LOC120078576 gene encoding protein SRC2 homolog yields the protein MSTYTIQGQPLEVTVIGCTKLKDTEWISRQDPYVCLEYGSTKFRTTTCTDGGRNPTFQEKFVFSLIEGLREINVTVWNSNTVTYDDFIGNGKIQLAKVLAEGYDDSSWSLQTKTGRHAGEVRLILHFANANRPSSTFAPSAPPFHAPTPPQVSAYATMPLPHPTAYPPPSATPYASFQSPYPSYPPSSGAYQTSMYSSPYPSGYPPTSYPPPPSAYPPGPYPPPPQVSPFYPPGPYPGIYPPPQY